A region of Sesamum indicum cultivar Zhongzhi No. 13 linkage group LG7, S_indicum_v1.0, whole genome shotgun sequence DNA encodes the following proteins:
- the LOC105166526 gene encoding DNA ligase 1 translates to MSRCFPFPPPGYERQHRPEDLDLLKEAKRKEKKHKKDKKDKERKKDKEKKEKDGSDEKHRDKKDRKGKRKDKKEKHRDKKDKEDRGKEKEKSSISEESTVARELEAKSGGKLHQKGQSKDRSSSLDEGKCSALFHGQNGGKPLQSSLPSHGNEESKFVQELDRRIRDDEKGRGSQLPERVAAVDKRDQEMAARAAVRNSSRVLAEEKGDNQIKRVDKKLDPHVMRNEFSGNMMVQNLNPMGRNKVGAIPRPVDEQNGRRLEDKQKYKETGKWVDKQKDKDRESHGKEKDMENEKVKEEKPKVKTENKKSEQDKLKADGRNDRGGSSSNMSTDFSKNANSDAVNEGSMRKRKDMGANGFLHESEIRPNKLQRPALHQSIENGKKLEASRTPSKSSPDKHAVPAAVRVDNRLMNGIIEAQKPSPLKPNAAAMVSDQIAEAPKIPHHGSNILNKALKVPKMEDPIGEASRRPPHPDSKYLAEVLTVPKMADWSENDDQEWLFSKKGPSNKPKLESAVGEEDLRVWSEAVHIEAADICALPYVIPF, encoded by the exons GCGAAGCGCAAAGAGAAAAAGCATAAGAAGGATAAAAAGGATAAGGAAAGgaagaaagataaagaaaagaaggagaaagatGGAAGTGATGAGAAACATAGAGACAAGAAAGACCGAAAAGGAAAACGCAAggacaagaaagaaaagcacaGGGACAAGAAGGATAAGGAGGATCGGGgcaaagaaaaggagaaaagcaGCATATCAGAGGAGTCAACAGTTGCTCGGGAACTTGAGGCAAAAAGTGGAGGGAAACTTCATCAGAAAGGACAAAGCAAAGATAGAAGCAGTTCCTTGGATGAAGGGAAATGTTCTGCCTTATTTCATGGTCAAAATGGTGGGAAGCCTTTGCAAAGCAGTCTGCCCTCTCATGGAAATGAGGAATCAAAATTTGTACAGGAGCTGGATAGGAGGATCAGAGATGATGAGAAGGGTAGAGGCAGCCAGTTGCCTGAGAGAGTTGCAGCTGTGGACAAAAGGGATCAAGAGATGGCAGCCCGAGCTGCTGTCAGGAATTCTTCGAGAGTACTGGCAGAAGAAAAGGGTGATAACCAAATTAAAAGGGTTGATAAAAAGTTGGATCCTCATGTAATGCGAAATGAGTTTAGTGGAAATATGATGGTCCAGAACCTCAATCCCATGGGCAGAAATAAAGTGGGAGCAATCCCCAGGCCAGTAGACGAACAAAATGGCAGAAGGTTGGAAGATAAACAGAAATATAAGGAAACAGGTAAATGGGTGGACAAACAGAAAGATAAAGATAGGGAGAGTCATGGGAAGGAAAAAGACATGGAAAATGAGAAGGTAAAGGAGGAGAAACCGAAGGTAAAAACCGAAAATAAGAAAAGCGAGCAGGACAAGTTAAAAGCTGATGGGAGGAACGATCGCGGTGGCTCTTCTAGTAATATGAGCACTGATTTTTCGAAGAATGCCAACAGTGATGCTGTTAATGAAGGAAGcatgaggaaaagaaaagatatggGTGCAAATGGTTTTCTCCATG AGAGTGAAATCAGGCCTAACAAATTGCAAAGGCCAGCTCTTCATCAGTCGATAGAGAATGGAAAGAAACTTGAAGCTAGCCGAACTCCCAGTAAATCCTCTCCCGACAAGCATGCTGTTCCTGCTGCTGTTCGAGTTGATAACCGGTTGATGAATGGCATAATTGAAGCCCAGAAACCATCTCCATTGAAACCAAATGCTGCAGCTATGGTCAGCGACCAAATTGCTGAAGCTCCAAAGATCCCTCATCATGGTTCCAATATTTTGAACAAGGCGCTGAAGGTGCCGAAGATGGAGGATCCAATTGGTGAAGCATCAAGGAGGCCTCCTCATCCTGATTCCAAGTATCTGGCTGAGGTACTAACAGTCCCTAAGATGGCGGACTGGTCTGAAAATGACGACCAGGAGTGGCTGTTTAGCAAGAAAGGTCCGTCAAATAAGCCTAAGTTGGAATCAGCTGTGGGCGAAGAGGATTTGCGTGTGTGGTCAGAAGCTGTACATATTGAAGCAGCAGATATATGTGCTCTGCCTTATGTCATTCCTTTCTGA